A section of the Euwallacea similis isolate ESF13 chromosome 9, ESF131.1, whole genome shotgun sequence genome encodes:
- the LOC136410907 gene encoding trypsin 3A1-like: protein MFVIVFYFSMIALNGCSGYNSSVLVDTKIVGGDIEDIRNRPYQVSIQLNNMHFCGGALITTNTVISAAHCFGTSNLSPVHTVNYGSNLTKGLSVGIQSVLVHEKYDKDKLDFDISLLMLESHLQLSPTVALIRLSETYRYQWGSLATVSGWGFENENGTISPLLRKVAVPLVIPSTCQIYYKDLIVITKNMLCAGFPEGGKDSCQGDSGGPLVQNGKLIGIVSFGLGCARKSYPGVYTNVAELASWVAQNSNYTLASASTYNINNLYLISVILIVLHIINYNKL from the exons ATGTTCGTTATAGTTTTCTACTTTTCAATGATAGCACTTAATGGATGCTCAG gtTATAATTCAAGTGTACTGGTCGATACTAAAATCGTAGGTGGAGACATCGAAGACATAAGAAATCGACCTTATCAAGTTTCAATTCAGCTTAATAATATGCACTTTTGTGGTGGTGCTCTCATTACCACCAATACAGTAATAAGCGCTGCTCATTGCTTCGGTACCAG taatttatcACCTGTTCATACTGTGAACTATGGAAGCAATTTAACCAAGGGCTTATCTGTTGGAATTCAATCGGTTCTGGTGCATGAAAAATACGATAAAGACAAATTGGactttgatatttcattattaatg cTCGAGTCACATTTACAATTGTCTCCGACAGTAGCCTTAATCAGACTGTCCGAGACATATAGATATCAATGGGGAAGCTTGGCTACTGTTAGCGGTTGGGGATTTGAAAAC GAAAATGGAACCATTTCACCATTATTGAGAAAAGTTGCTGTACCTTTAGTCATCCCCTCTACATGTCAGATCTACTATAAAGACCTTATTGTAATAACAAAGAATATGCTTTGTGCGGGTTTTCCTGAGGGAGGAAAAGATTCATGTCAG GGTGATAGTGGAGGCCCGTTGGTACAAAATGGTAAACTTATAGGAATAGTAAGTTTCGGACTGGGTTGTGCCAGGAAGTCGTACCCAGGAGTTTACACCAACGTGGCAGAATTAGCTTCATGGGTGGCCCAAAACTCCAACTACACCTTAGCATCTGCAAGTActtataatataaacaatttatatttgatttctgtgatattaattgttttacacataattaattacaataaattataa
- the LOC136410918 gene encoding mitochondrial potassium channel ATP-binding subunit-like isoform X2 gives MLWKCVLDLRSTHRFLGNFSRNPINFWINSCKDVTRKQFSNVCSKPRMNTKENYKILPKLGLFVTGCGIIKLYLNTTNNRSYCEARHSRLAGYQTNDGTNIKFDYKLFWLYLKPHIWSFVTAILGALAVALLNIEIPQVMGGVINVLARFSSEHDSKLFISEIQKPAFKLIAMYIAQSFFTFFYISTLSNLGEKIAYRMKSDLFASILQQDIAFFDAQRTGEIVTRLTADIQDFKSSFKQTISGGLRAAAQIIGCSVSLLLISPYMTFISLLCIPSVIGVGTLFGSILRVTSRRAQAQVEKTTAVADEAISNIRTVRAFAMEDQERDMFLNEAEKAMVLNETLGFGIGIFQAGTNMFLNGTVLMTLYMGGYLLSTNQLSAGEVMSFLMAAQTIQRSLAQVSLLFGSVIKGLAAGSRVFEYINMEPSVQLKGGKTISEQLLKGDIEFKNVTFAYPTRKQQVILDNFNLTVQAGKTVAIVGASGNGKSTIVALLERFYDVDRGAVTIDGHDIRSLDPSWLRRRALGLISQEPVLFGTTILENIRYGKPEATDDEVRKAAQLANADDFIGSFPNGYQTMVGERGATLSGGQKQRIAIARALLKDPRILLLDEATSALDAESEKIVQAALDNARKGRTVIVIAHRLSTVRNADIILVLNEGKIIEMGTHEQLQNLKGYYWALTYQQQQHPPEAG, from the exons ATGCTGTGGAAATGTGTTCTAGATTTACGGTCAACCCATCGATTTTTAGG aaacttCTCCAGAAACcctattaatttttggatcaATAGTTGCAAGGATGTTACAAGGAAACAGTTCTCCAATGTCTGTAGCAAACCTCGGATGAAcactaaagaaaattataaaatcctACCAAAACTAGGATTATTTGTAACTGGCTGTggaattataaaattgtacTTAAACACTACAAATAACAGATCATACTGTGAAGCTCGGCATTCAAGGTTGGCTGGATATCAAACTAATGATGGGACAAACATAAAGTTTGATTACAAGTTGTTTTGGTTGTATTTGAAGCCACATATTTGGAGTTTTGTAACTGCAATATTG gGTGCTTTAGCAGTTGCTCTCCTAAACATTGAAATTCCACAAGTTATGGGTGGGGTAATTAATGTATTGGCGAGATTTAGTAGCGAACATGACAGTAAATTGTTTATCTCTGAAATACAGAAACCAGCATTTAAGTTAATTGCTATGTATATTGCTCAG AGTTTCTTCACTTTCTTCTACATTTCGACTCTGTCAAATTTAGGAGAGAAAATCGCATATCGCATGAAATCTGACCTCTTTGCCTCAATTTTGCAACAAGACATCGCATTTTTCGACGCCCAAAGAACTGGCGAAATTGTCACTAG ACTTACGGCAGATATACAAGATTTCAAGAGTAGTTTCAAACAAACCATATCCGGAGGGCTTCGAGCCGCTGCCCAGATCATCGGGTGCTCAGTTTCCTTATTATTAATCTCCCCTTATATGACCTTTATTTCCCTGCTCTGCATTCCTTCAGTGATCGGGGTTGGAACCTTATTTGGATCGATTCTACGGGTTACGTCTCGAAGGGCGCAAGCCCAG GTCGAGAAGACCACTGCAGTGGCTGATGAGGCCATCAGCAATATCCGCACTGTGAGGGCTTTTGCAATGGAAGATCAGGAACGCGATATGTTTCTAAATGAGGCTGAGAAGGCCATGGTTCTAAATGAGACTTTAGGCTTCGGAATTGGAATATTCCAAGCAGGGACCAACATGTTCCTAAATGG CACAGTATTGATGACGTTGTACATGGGCGGATATTTGCTCTCTACTAATCAATTATCTGCGGGGGAGGTGATGTCATTTTTAATGGCGGCACAAACGATTCAAAGATCTCTCGCGCAGGTGTCTCTTCTATTTGGTAGTGTTATCAAAGGGCTCGCTGCGGGCAGCCGGGTTTTTGAg tatATTAATATGGAGCCATCTGTCCAGCTGAAAGGTGGGAAGACTATTTCTGAACAGCTATTAAAGGGAGATATTGAGTTCAAAAATGTAACCTTTGCTTATCCCACTAGAAAGCAGCAG GTTATTTTGGATAATTTCAATCTTACAGTGCAAGCGGGAAAGACTGTGGCCATTGTGGGAGCATCTGGTAATGGAAAATCGACTATTGTTGCACTTTTAGAGCG ctTCTACGACGTAGACAGAGGGGCGGTTACCATTGATGGCCACGATATTCGCAGTTTAGACCCTTCGTGGCTCAGAAGAAGAGCTTTAGGTCTTATTAGTCAGGAGCCGGTTCTATTTGGTACAACGATTTTGGAAAACATTCGATATGGCAAACCCGAGGCTACAGATGATGAg gtgagGAAAGCTGCTCAGCTTGCCAATGCCGATGATTTTATCGGTAGCTTTCCCAATGGTTATCAAACAATGGTGGGAGAACGGGGCGCCACTTTGTCTGGTGGCCAAAAGCAACGCATTGCAATAGCGAGAGCATTGCTTAAAGATCCAAGGATCTTATTATTAGATGAAGCGACCAG tgctCTGGATGCAGAGTCCGAAAAGATCGTGCAAGCAGCCCTGGATAACGCGAGAAAAGGACGGACTGTGATAGTAATCGCCCACCGGTTGTCCACAGTCAGAAATGCCGATATTATTTTGGTGTtaaatgaaggaaaaattattgag aTGGGAACTCATGAACAACTACAAAACCTGAAAGGGTATTATTGGGCATTGACCTATCAGCAACAACAGCATCCACCTGAAGCGGGATAA
- the LOC136410918 gene encoding mitochondrial potassium channel ATP-binding subunit-like isoform X1: MLWKCVLDLRSTHRFLGFFRNFSRNPINFWINSCKDVTRKQFSNVCSKPRMNTKENYKILPKLGLFVTGCGIIKLYLNTTNNRSYCEARHSRLAGYQTNDGTNIKFDYKLFWLYLKPHIWSFVTAILGALAVALLNIEIPQVMGGVINVLARFSSEHDSKLFISEIQKPAFKLIAMYIAQSFFTFFYISTLSNLGEKIAYRMKSDLFASILQQDIAFFDAQRTGEIVTRLTADIQDFKSSFKQTISGGLRAAAQIIGCSVSLLLISPYMTFISLLCIPSVIGVGTLFGSILRVTSRRAQAQVEKTTAVADEAISNIRTVRAFAMEDQERDMFLNEAEKAMVLNETLGFGIGIFQAGTNMFLNGTVLMTLYMGGYLLSTNQLSAGEVMSFLMAAQTIQRSLAQVSLLFGSVIKGLAAGSRVFEYINMEPSVQLKGGKTISEQLLKGDIEFKNVTFAYPTRKQQVILDNFNLTVQAGKTVAIVGASGNGKSTIVALLERFYDVDRGAVTIDGHDIRSLDPSWLRRRALGLISQEPVLFGTTILENIRYGKPEATDDEVRKAAQLANADDFIGSFPNGYQTMVGERGATLSGGQKQRIAIARALLKDPRILLLDEATSALDAESEKIVQAALDNARKGRTVIVIAHRLSTVRNADIILVLNEGKIIEMGTHEQLQNLKGYYWALTYQQQQHPPEAG, encoded by the exons ATGCTGTGGAAATGTGTTCTAGATTTACGGTCAACCCATCGATTTTTAGG tttttttagaaacttCTCCAGAAACcctattaatttttggatcaATAGTTGCAAGGATGTTACAAGGAAACAGTTCTCCAATGTCTGTAGCAAACCTCGGATGAAcactaaagaaaattataaaatcctACCAAAACTAGGATTATTTGTAACTGGCTGTggaattataaaattgtacTTAAACACTACAAATAACAGATCATACTGTGAAGCTCGGCATTCAAGGTTGGCTGGATATCAAACTAATGATGGGACAAACATAAAGTTTGATTACAAGTTGTTTTGGTTGTATTTGAAGCCACATATTTGGAGTTTTGTAACTGCAATATTG gGTGCTTTAGCAGTTGCTCTCCTAAACATTGAAATTCCACAAGTTATGGGTGGGGTAATTAATGTATTGGCGAGATTTAGTAGCGAACATGACAGTAAATTGTTTATCTCTGAAATACAGAAACCAGCATTTAAGTTAATTGCTATGTATATTGCTCAG AGTTTCTTCACTTTCTTCTACATTTCGACTCTGTCAAATTTAGGAGAGAAAATCGCATATCGCATGAAATCTGACCTCTTTGCCTCAATTTTGCAACAAGACATCGCATTTTTCGACGCCCAAAGAACTGGCGAAATTGTCACTAG ACTTACGGCAGATATACAAGATTTCAAGAGTAGTTTCAAACAAACCATATCCGGAGGGCTTCGAGCCGCTGCCCAGATCATCGGGTGCTCAGTTTCCTTATTATTAATCTCCCCTTATATGACCTTTATTTCCCTGCTCTGCATTCCTTCAGTGATCGGGGTTGGAACCTTATTTGGATCGATTCTACGGGTTACGTCTCGAAGGGCGCAAGCCCAG GTCGAGAAGACCACTGCAGTGGCTGATGAGGCCATCAGCAATATCCGCACTGTGAGGGCTTTTGCAATGGAAGATCAGGAACGCGATATGTTTCTAAATGAGGCTGAGAAGGCCATGGTTCTAAATGAGACTTTAGGCTTCGGAATTGGAATATTCCAAGCAGGGACCAACATGTTCCTAAATGG CACAGTATTGATGACGTTGTACATGGGCGGATATTTGCTCTCTACTAATCAATTATCTGCGGGGGAGGTGATGTCATTTTTAATGGCGGCACAAACGATTCAAAGATCTCTCGCGCAGGTGTCTCTTCTATTTGGTAGTGTTATCAAAGGGCTCGCTGCGGGCAGCCGGGTTTTTGAg tatATTAATATGGAGCCATCTGTCCAGCTGAAAGGTGGGAAGACTATTTCTGAACAGCTATTAAAGGGAGATATTGAGTTCAAAAATGTAACCTTTGCTTATCCCACTAGAAAGCAGCAG GTTATTTTGGATAATTTCAATCTTACAGTGCAAGCGGGAAAGACTGTGGCCATTGTGGGAGCATCTGGTAATGGAAAATCGACTATTGTTGCACTTTTAGAGCG ctTCTACGACGTAGACAGAGGGGCGGTTACCATTGATGGCCACGATATTCGCAGTTTAGACCCTTCGTGGCTCAGAAGAAGAGCTTTAGGTCTTATTAGTCAGGAGCCGGTTCTATTTGGTACAACGATTTTGGAAAACATTCGATATGGCAAACCCGAGGCTACAGATGATGAg gtgagGAAAGCTGCTCAGCTTGCCAATGCCGATGATTTTATCGGTAGCTTTCCCAATGGTTATCAAACAATGGTGGGAGAACGGGGCGCCACTTTGTCTGGTGGCCAAAAGCAACGCATTGCAATAGCGAGAGCATTGCTTAAAGATCCAAGGATCTTATTATTAGATGAAGCGACCAG tgctCTGGATGCAGAGTCCGAAAAGATCGTGCAAGCAGCCCTGGATAACGCGAGAAAAGGACGGACTGTGATAGTAATCGCCCACCGGTTGTCCACAGTCAGAAATGCCGATATTATTTTGGTGTtaaatgaaggaaaaattattgag aTGGGAACTCATGAACAACTACAAAACCTGAAAGGGTATTATTGGGCATTGACCTATCAGCAACAACAGCATCCACCTGAAGCGGGATAA
- the LOC136410994 gene encoding uncharacterized protein, with protein sequence MEELESRIELLNNTDPNEKFISNIKSIVEVLADLDIATIETKILVRVLPAIQIRLSNIYSDNYSLFEIIEDQSVNTTISGNLETSFQLTEITQELLHLVYMQCPIVPTQIQSILKSLPLYIKLTAEHWDTSSEAYKSSYIEELSRICEVVKHLYASFLILLERCICIEDNTEQLSLLGQTLIAVCEMPAILSSMDATSIISSWKCFITVSAKHSSLLESYINVSCCIQLLRDDYCRVMESLDGQDPQTYCKQLKVALFLAKIACTTFTQLTELSDIVASELLVFYGKALNFSPEYFVYTNLPNENIELESKLVTVFDELLRHLLVAEGEVFKRQLQSYTKIFKTTDYLEKYSNGFLILINKILAFICDITSDWSGIVINLAESTFTLLSLCHKMLFSERKNAGIFQHLIINLSAAILIHDTTIQSVHMLLKYLLLQNNFFESILALEILSLISSNISSEENLTLLINLLYAVSELHLDVFTHRPDIELLKCLLHRLFQQLPNVFKEQVVKLFKPEQYVEVWKLLGFQYLPMDLAQSALEPIISSMADCVGSLGHDADEEVVINIAESSALITAAPLVHPRGDEILTAMEKFWSFDMTNHILENNLVKYFITRVSGLSAMEIHADVIIMKLKSMINNKAYWISILKICQIILFKRHKTLGAIGFKDMGSLIKSATKTSTLLKELYLQMLKNLNHSQPDILNQLLDSWEASFAHEIFEYLESFKRNPLNSVKNFEYNEKQFIHKCLTWKENVMDYPHPKRFKFENVKEIVEVAKNVPDIRANKENLTRNIKSMPVTNINEEIEEENETMSQVIQRIKGEVKCLIKASTKEKLTPKNVSDLRIIMGQLSSLM encoded by the exons ATGGAAGAACTGGAATCAAGAATT gaattattgaataatacTGACCCGAATGAGAAATTCATTTCAAACATCAAATCAATTGTAGAAGTGCTAGCAGACTTAGACATAGCCACAATCGAAACCAAAATATTAGTCAGAGTTCTTCCTGCCATTCAGATTCGGCTCAGTAAT atatattctgataattattcattatttgaaATCATAGAAGACCAAAGTGTCAATACAACTATAAGTGGAAATCTTGAG ACCAGCTTCCAATTGACCGAAATTACTCAGGAGTTATTACATTTAGTTTATATGCAATGCCCCATAGTCCCTACACAAATACAatctattttaaaatctttaccCTTGTACATTAAACTTACAGCTGAGCATTGGGACACCAG CTCAGAGGCATATAAAAGCTCATATATAGAAGAACTTTCAAGAATATGTGAAGTTGTTAAACACCTTTATGCAAgctttttaattcttcttgAGCGATGTATATGTATTGAAGACAATACTGAACAACTAAGCTTACTGGGGCAGACACTGATTGCGGTTTGTGAAATGCCAGCTATTCTGAGCAGCATGGATGCCACTAGCATTATATCCAGTTGGAAATGTTTCATAACTGTATCAGCAAAACACTCCTCCTTACTAGAAAGTTATATAAATGTAAGCTGTTGCATTCAATTATTGAGGGATGATTACTGTAGAGTTATGGAATCGTTGGACGGTCAA GATCCTCAAACATACTGCAAACAGTTAAAAGTGGCTTTATTTTTGGCCAAAATTGCATGCACAACTTTTACTCAATTGACAGAATTATCGGATATCGTTGCATCGGAATTATTAGTGTTCTATGGGAAAGCGTTGAA cTTCTCCCCAGAATATTTCGTTTACACGAATTTACCCAATGAAAACATCGAGCTAGAAAGCAAACTTGTTACGGTATTCGACGAGCTTTTGAGACATTTATTAGTGGCCGAAGGTGAAGTTTTTAAG CGTCAACTTCAAAGttatactaaaattttcaaaaccacGGATTACTTGGAGAAGTACTCAAATGGTTTcctgattttaattaataaaattttggctTTTATCTGTGATATTACCTCAGATTGGTCTGGAATTGTGATCAACTTGGCCGAAAGTACTTTCACGCTTTTGTCTCTCT GCcataaaatgttgttttcgGAAAGAAAAAACGCaggaatatttcaacatttgataataaatCTTAGTGCTGCCATCCTGATTCACGACACTACCATACAAAGTGTTCACATGTtgcttaaatatttattgctccagaacaatttttttgaatccaTATTAGCTTTAGAGATTTTGTCATTAATTTCAAG CAACATAAGCAGCGAAGAAAACCTGACACTTTTAATAAACCTCCTGTATGCTGTATCGGAACTACATTTGGACGTCTTCACTCATAGACCGGATATCGAATTGTTAAAGTGCCTTCTGCATAGATTATTCCAGCAATTGCCAAATGTCTTCAAAGAGCAGGTGGTAAAGCTGTTTAAGCCGGAGCAGTACGTGGAAGTCTGGAAGTTATTGGGATTTCAATATCTGCCCATGGATTTAGCGCAGTCTGCGCTAGAGCCTATTATTTCATCCATGGCAGATTGTGTCGGTTCTTTGGGACATGATGCTGATGAAGAAGTTGTTATCAATATT GCAGAGAGCTCGGCCCTCATCACCGCAGCCCCTTTAGTACATCCAAGAGGCGACGAAATCCTAACTGCGATGGAAAAATTCTGGTCTTTCGACATGACGAATCACATACTAGAGAACAACcttgtgaaatattttataacaagAGTATCCGGTCTATCTGCAATGGAAATACATGCAGACGTT ataattaTGAAGTTAAAAAGTATGATAAACAATAAGGCTTACTGGATTAGTATccttaaaatatgtcaaataataTTGTTCAAGCGACATAAAACCTTAGGAGCAATAGGCTTTAAAGACATGGGATCACTTATCAAGTCTGCCACAAAAACCAGCACTCTACTCAAAGAATTATACCTACAAATGCTGAAAAACTTAAATCATTCGCAACCAGATATCTTAAACCAATTATTAGACAGCTGGGAAGCCTCTTTTGCccatgaaatatttgaatatcttGAAAGTTTTAAGAGAAACCCCTTGAACagtgttaaaaatttcgaatacaatgaaaaacaatttattcacAAATGTCTAACTTGGAAAGAAAACGTAATGGATTATCCTCATCCAAAGcgattcaaatttgaaaatgttaaagagATCGTTGAGGTGGCTAAGAATGTACCGGATATTAGGGCCAACAAAGAGAACTTAACAAGGAATATTAAAAGCATGCCTGTGACGAATATAAATGAAGAGATTGAGGAAGAAAATGAGACTATGTCACAAGTGATCCAAAGGATAAAAGGTGAAGTAAAATGCCTTATAAAGGCCAGTACCAAAGAGAAGTTAACACCAAAAAATGTATCGGATTTGAGAATTATTATGGGTCAGTTATCttctttaatgtaa